The Cyclopterus lumpus isolate fCycLum1 chromosome 12, fCycLum1.pri, whole genome shotgun sequence genome window below encodes:
- the zdhhc12b gene encoding probable palmitoyltransferase ZDHHC12 isoform X1, with amino-acid sequence MFKNVFGSGFLVRTAHVILTWVITLILFLHDTVLRKQEETGQLVQPVLFVLLVLVSVLLYFAVSLMDPGFILSDDRDLHFTLGVTEEQQDMIPPTTKPLRQRRCGHCLLQVYVSSKYKDLYSKQQPMRSKHCQTCQHCVRRYDHHCPWIENCVGERNHRWFVFYLAVQLLVLLWGLHIAWTGFSYAPSWQLWLRTNGVLLTVVVLVVLLSLIVLLLLGSHLYLVSLNTTTWEFMSRHRISYLKHCGADENPFDRGTFNNLWGFFCVWGTVVWEQVYFREGSDQV; translated from the exons ATGTTCAAAAATGTGTTCGGCTCAGGGTTCCTGGTTCGAACCGCTCATGTGATTCTGACATGGGTCATCACGTTAATACTCTTCCTCCATGACACAG TGCTGAGGAAGCAGGAGGAGACTGGCCAGCTGGTCCAGCCCGTGCTCTTcgtcctgctggtcctggtgtCGGTGTTGCTCTATTTCGCTGTTTCTCTGATGGACCCGGGCTTCATCCTGTCTGATGACCGTGATTTACAT TTCACGCTGGGAGTgacggaggagcagcaggacatgatcccccccaccaccaaacCCCTGCGACAGCGCCGCTGTGGCCACTGTCTGCtgcag GTGTATGTTTCATCTAAATACAAGGACCTTTATTCCAAGCAGCAGCCAATGAGATCCAAGCACTGCCAGACGTGTCAGCACTGTGTCCGGCGGTACGACCACCACTGCCCCTGGATCGAGAACTGTGTTGGTGAGAGGAACCACCGCTGGTTTGTGTTCTACCTGGCCGTccagctgctggtgctgctgtggGGGCTGCACATCGCCTG GACGGGTTTCAGCTACGCACCCAGCTGGCAGCTGTGGCTGCGTACCAACGGCGTGCTGCTGAccgtggtggtgctggtggttcTGCTGTCACTGATTGTGCTGCTCCTGCTCGGCTCCCACCTCTACCTGGTGTCTCTCAACACCACCACCTGGGAGTTCATGTCGCGCCACCGGATCTCCTACCTGAAACACTGCGGCGCTGATGAAAACCCCTTCGACCGCGGCACCTTCAACAACCTTTGGGGTTTCTTCTGCGTGTGGGGCACAGTGGTGTGGGAACAGGTGTACTTCAGGGAGGGCAGCGACCAGGTCTAG
- the zdhhc12b gene encoding probable palmitoyltransferase ZDHHC12 isoform X2, translating into MFKNVFGSGFLVRTAHVILTWVITLILFLHDTVLRKQEETGQLVQPVLFVLLVLVSVLLYFAVSLMDPGFILSDDRDLHFTLGVTEEQQDMIPPTTKPLRQRRCGHCLLQQPMRSKHCQTCQHCVRRYDHHCPWIENCVGERNHRWFVFYLAVQLLVLLWGLHIAWTGFSYAPSWQLWLRTNGVLLTVVVLVVLLSLIVLLLLGSHLYLVSLNTTTWEFMSRHRISYLKHCGADENPFDRGTFNNLWGFFCVWGTVVWEQVYFREGSDQV; encoded by the exons ATGTTCAAAAATGTGTTCGGCTCAGGGTTCCTGGTTCGAACCGCTCATGTGATTCTGACATGGGTCATCACGTTAATACTCTTCCTCCATGACACAG TGCTGAGGAAGCAGGAGGAGACTGGCCAGCTGGTCCAGCCCGTGCTCTTcgtcctgctggtcctggtgtCGGTGTTGCTCTATTTCGCTGTTTCTCTGATGGACCCGGGCTTCATCCTGTCTGATGACCGTGATTTACAT TTCACGCTGGGAGTgacggaggagcagcaggacatgatcccccccaccaccaaacCCCTGCGACAGCGCCGCTGTGGCCACTGTCTGCtgcag CAGCCAATGAGATCCAAGCACTGCCAGACGTGTCAGCACTGTGTCCGGCGGTACGACCACCACTGCCCCTGGATCGAGAACTGTGTTGGTGAGAGGAACCACCGCTGGTTTGTGTTCTACCTGGCCGTccagctgctggtgctgctgtggGGGCTGCACATCGCCTG GACGGGTTTCAGCTACGCACCCAGCTGGCAGCTGTGGCTGCGTACCAACGGCGTGCTGCTGAccgtggtggtgctggtggttcTGCTGTCACTGATTGTGCTGCTCCTGCTCGGCTCCCACCTCTACCTGGTGTCTCTCAACACCACCACCTGGGAGTTCATGTCGCGCCACCGGATCTCCTACCTGAAACACTGCGGCGCTGATGAAAACCCCTTCGACCGCGGCACCTTCAACAACCTTTGGGGTTTCTTCTGCGTGTGGGGCACAGTGGTGTGGGAACAGGTGTACTTCAGGGAGGGCAGCGACCAGGTCTAG